Proteins co-encoded in one Capsicum annuum cultivar UCD-10X-F1 chromosome 9, UCD10Xv1.1, whole genome shotgun sequence genomic window:
- the LOC107878383 gene encoding uncharacterized protein LOC107878383 (The sequence of the model RefSeq protein was modified relative to this genomic sequence to represent the inferred CDS: added 27 bases not found in genome assembly) yields the protein MKAEDSLSFLFWHSPFHYILSCCCISCSPIMVMKSLKHAMKRATPIIAEYLGGAVSCNVYCMTDSRADGFGVSSCILSSLEDARVSPEKKVQAIVVKSNFNPVRNYEELMLSIPQHHGSVITLEHLQ from the exons ctcttctggCATTCACCATTTCACTATATACTTTCATGTTGTTGCATCAGCTGCTCTCCAATTATG GTGATGAAAAGTTTGAAGCATGCAATGAAACGAGCAACACCAATAATTGCAGAGTATTTGGGTGGTGCAGTTAGTTGTAATGTTTATTGCATGACTGATTCTCGAGCTGACGGTTTTGGTGTCTCTTCATGTATTCTTAGCAGCCTCGAAGATGCTAGAGTGTCACCAGAAAAG AAAGTGCAAGCAATTGTGGTAAAGAGCAACTTCAATCCAGTTCGAAATTACGAGGAGTTAATGCTTTCTATTCCGCAACATCATGGGTCTGTAATTACACTTGAACACCTACAATAG